The DNA region GGGGCTGGAATCATCCAGACTAAAGCCCTGCAGGTGGGCTGTCTGCTCCGGCTGGAGCCCAACGCCCAGGCTCAGGTGAGTGGTGGTTCCCAAGGCCGCCTGCTCCGCGTGCATTCTCTGCTCTTCtgtcttcctctcccttttcctccCCGCTTTTGTCTCTCTATATCCTTTACACCCTTTGTGACCTCTTTTTACCTTTCATCCTTTCCCTCTCTTATATCACCTTTCTGACCCCTTGATCCTTTCTGTCTCATCATTTATCTGCCCTGTATCTAACCCCTCTCCCCCACGCTCTccatcccctctgcctcctccctgagTTGCCCTGTCCCCCCTAGATGTACCGGCTGACCCTGCGCACCAGCAAGGAGCCCGTCTCCCGTCACCTGTGTGAGCTGCTGGCCCAGCAGTTCTGAGCCCTGGACTCTGCCCCCCGGGGATGTGGCCGGCACTGGGCAGCCCCCAGGACTGAGGCAGCTTTGGTGGATGGGGCAGCGAGGGACCTCTTCTGGTGACAGGGAAGACCCTGGGGTTGGGGGACGCCCAGGAACTTCCTCCggccttttgtatttttatttttgttcatctgCTGCTGTTTACATTCTGGGGGGGTAAGGgggagccccctccctcccttttcccccaaagcacagaggggagaggggccGGGGAAGTGggtgcctcctcccctcccaccccatccctgtcatagcccctcctgccccctccccttccaGGGGCTGTGTATTATTGTGAGCGAATAAACAGAGAGACGCTAGTAGCCCCCATCCTTGTCTGTGTCTGGTGCTCAAGTCCAGTGGTCAGAGGAGTGGGGTGAGGGCATGCAGAGTGTGGGTGGCCAGGCCCCGCAGCCCATATGTGGGGCTTTGAgcagacagcagcagcagcagccgccgtGGCCCCAACTGCAGCGCCACCAGCCGCCATCCTGTGCCTGGCTCCTCAGTCCCCGACACCAAGTAGCAGGCTCTGGCTACCTGGGCCCGGTGGACAGCCTCTTCTGCTTTCTCCTCTGGCTGCCCCGGCTCTGAAGGAAGGACAGCGAGGGTCAAGGTGACCAGTGAGGCCTGGACAACTAGGATGCCAACCTGAGGGAGCCACCCCCATCCTGGGCTAAGTTTGACATCTGATGGAAGAGCCTCCAGCTCCAGCCAGCTGTCAGGACTTGAGATCAGACTTTCTCCCCCTCTTCCAGCCCCAGTGCCCCACTTTCCTGGGGATACTCTGTGTGCAGCTCCAAGGAACCTGGTTACAGTACAGATCACAGACATGCAAGAGATGCTGCCCAGGAGCCAGGCACTGGCCTCCAGAGGACCCCACCCCACTTGGGAAGCAGGTGCGGAGGTGGAGTCGCACGGCTAGGAAGGGGCAGTTCTTTACTCCTCCAGGGAGGACTTTTCACCATCTTGTTAACTCATCAGGGTCTTTGCTGGGATTGTAGTATCACTCTAGGTCCCTTTCTTTGGGCCTCAGGTTCTGCGTGACAGCTTTTCCTCCTGGACCTGAGTTCTGTGGAGTCTACCACCCTTCTCCACCCAAAGCCTGTATTTTCAGCAGTAGAGCGGGAGCGTGTGGATGTGGAAGCCAGGCTGCCTGTGTTTGAATTACAGCTGAGCTCTGCTGTTTAGCTAAACCTGTTAGCTCATCTATAATACGGAAatgatgtgaaagttgctcagtcttttccagctctttgtgactgtatagtccatggaattctccagaccagaatactggtgtgggtaacctttcccttgtccaggggatcttcccaacccagggatcgaacccaggtctcccacatcacggacagattctttaccaactgagctataagggaagctaGAGGAAGAAGTGAATCAATACACAAGCAGCACCTGGCAGGAGATGAGGTCTCGGTGTTTAGGGTCAGCCAGGAGGCTCTGAAGCCTGCAGGCTGggccctccctgcccttcccttcAGCTCTCTTCCCTCCTTGCCTGTGTACATGCCCAGGGCTCACAGATAGCCATGCCCAGTCCACGCTTCTCCTACTGCTTTCCCCTCTCCCGCCTCTTACTCCCGCCTCGTGAGAACTGGGACCCAGTGCCCCAGCCTGTGCAAAGGTGTCGCTGTGCCCGCCGCTGACCTGGTGGGAAGTGAGTGGCGGTGACCAGGGTGTAGAAAGAGCGGAGAAGGCGCCGGCGGTGCTCTGGAGACGGTtctgaaggaggaagaggggcgCGGTAAGGCAgagcccctgcccagccccccgcccctcccggcCCCCGCCCACCTCCCAGTCACCTTTATCCCGAGAGGGCTCCACTGTGAAGAGACAGCGTTTCAGTTCCAGGTGGAGGAGCAGCAGCCTGTGAGGAAACAGGTGTCACGGCCAGGAAAGAGGTGCTGAGGACCCCCAACCCACTCCCCCTGCCGCGCCCTACCCGAGGATGTCCGCGTGCAGCGGGAAGCCCGCGGGCAGCGCTCGGGGTCCCAGCGGCAGGCAGCCCCGCAGCGGCTCCAGTAGGGGCTGCCACCAGCGCTCCAGAAGCTGCAGGGGGCGTGGTCAGCAAGAGAGGCGGGGCCCAAGGGCGAGGTTGGGGGGGTACCCAGGGGAGGCAGTTTGgccagggagctggggaggagaCCACAAAGGCAGAGAGGGCCgcgggagggaagagagaggggcctggaaggATGGGGAAGAGGGGCCCCGGAGGCGGAGCCCAAAGGAGCGGGGCCACTAGAGGGTGGGGCCTGTGGGGGCGGGGCCTAGAGAGGGCGGATCTACGAGGGGCGGGCCGGACACAGGGCGGGTCCAGGGTAAAGGCGCACTCGCCTGGCATGGTGCTCAAAGGAGTGCCAGGGCCCGCGAGTAGAAAGGTGAACTAGAAGCAAAGCGGGACGGAGCCCCGATTCACCTGCGCATCCAGCTGGCTGAGGTGAGGCCGCGGGCCGCAGAGCAGACACAGTTCCAAGTCCGGCAGAAGCGTCAGGGTCAGCAGCCGGTGCGGAACCTGCAGCAGCGAGGGTGGGCTGGCCGGAGCGCCTCCTCTTCTCTTCGCAAGCCCGGTCTCCTAGAGGCGGTCCTCCAGGTCCCACCCCTGGCGCGCTCCTCCCAGCCCTCACCGTTCCCCCCTGCCCGccccacccactcactcaccGTGGGGCTCCCGTGCGGCAGGTACACCGGGTAGTCGCGAGCGGCCTGCGGCGGCAGGGACCCCACCAGCCAGGGGAGCAGCACGGCCTCCGGCATCCCCAGCCGCCACCAGCTCTCGGTCGCTGCCACCACCCGGCCCGACACGACCAGGCTGACGAAGGCCGTGCCCGCCGCCTCAGCGAACCCggagagggcttcctgggtaaGGGAGGCAGGCCGGCCGCGAGTCAGAGAACGAGAGCAGGGGcgacagacttcccaggtgggtgAGTAGGGGAAGAGACCGGCGTACAGTTCAAAGCGAGCTTGGTGGCCGTGCTCCTGTGTCTCACCCGCCCTGGGCCTGAGTTCCTTCACCTTCACATGCAGCTACCGTCCCCGAGTCACACAGTAAAATTAAACAGGTAGGGTGACCGCTGCCTAGTCTGACACGTCCTTTTAACAGCAGCAGCCACGGTTTATTGAGTGCTATTAAGTGCCAGGTGGGTGCAATCTACAAGctactgaagctcagagaggttgtcAGCTGCCCAGAGCCACACTGCTGGGAGGCAGCCATGCCAGATGAAATCAGATCAATATTTAAGGAAGAGCAGATAGAGATTTCCGTGGAAGAAAGAACAGGATGTGCCAGGGCAGAGAAACTGGGGAGTTGTAGGGATTTGTGAGACTGATGAGGCAGCTGGGAGAGGGTGGACTGTGGAGTTAGGAGTTAGCAGAGGTTAGGGCAAGAAGGCAGGCGGGCATCAGATTCCTCAGGTCCTCAACATGAGACTAAGGGGCTAGGACCTTGTCCTGGGGCTGATGGAAGTCTCGGGTAGGCTGTGACCAGGGGAGGGGCAGTGTCAGCTCTATGTGTAGAAAGATCCTTCCGGGGTCAAGTGGGAGCTGGACTGGAAGCCAAAAGGATAGGAAGAGGCAATGGTCCAAAGATAAGAGGACGGACACTGGCCTCTGACACAGGGCCAGAGGGATAGTTTTAAAAGTTTACAAGGCATTCCCAATACCTGCAGCAGGGACCCCTCAGGAGGAATCACACAGTCCACACACTGGGTCAGGTCCCCGATGAGCTCTGAGTCCCCCAGGAAGCTGTCGATGAGGCGGTAACTGGCCTAGCAGAAGGGAAAATGGAGGAGCCTAAGACCCAGGTGGCACCCAAATCTGCTGGCTCCCCCCAGAAAACTGGCCCACTGAGCCTTCCTGGGGGATGTCAGACAACCAAGATGCCTTGGGAGCCCAATGGATAAGGCTGCCCCAGGGGTTTCTGGGAACTATAGTTCCCAAATATCAGTGACCAGGTATCCTAACTTCCCATCCTCATGTCCTACAGCCTCACCCTCAGCTCCTTCTTCAGTCTCTCTACGTTGCGGATATTGGTTAGCTCTTCAAGTCCCACGAGAAGAACCTAGAAGAACCATATAGGAGAGTAGGGGCCCTGGACAATTGGTTATAAGACAGGAGGGGTTGGGACTCAGACTCCTGTGTCTGAGGGAGGAGTCGGACTGAGGGCCAGAATTCCTGGGTTCTACAGGAGGCTGTTGGGAGTCTGGactcctgggtctgagggagaGGGATGCTGAGAGCTCAGATTCCTGGGGTTGGGAAAGAGAGttaaggagggacttccctagtactccagtattcttgcctggagaatcccatggatggaggagcctggcaggctacagtccatagagtcacaaagactcgCACACAACtgacttctctctcttccctagtggtccagtggttaagacactgcacttcCACCCAGCAGggggcaggttcagtccctggtctgggaactatgatcccacatgccacagggtgtggacaaaaacaaacaagaacttttttttaaaaagagggttAGGGAGTCTCACCATGGCCCCAAACACCATCTGGAGTAgcctctccagcctcagctccGAGGTGCCCTCCTCAGACGACAGAACAATGAGGGTGATGCTGTGAGAAAGGAAGGTGAGAAGTATGAGTCCAGGCCAAGTAAACAAGGCAAAGAGGAGAGTAGGTCTACCCTGGATCCATGCCCCAGCACAACCGGCCTCTCGTACAAAGAAGCTCAGCAATCAGGCTGAATGCCTTGTCAAAGATCCCACAGCCCAGTCTCAGCTGGCGCTGGAGAGCTGGACAGCTTGGGGGTCATCTTCAACAGGGGCTGTccccctggccctgcccccaAGCTGCTCTTGGAGACCTGTCGTGGAAGCTCTTCCACACCACGGTTGTGTCTTCCGTCCTCGCAGAGCTCAGTTGCACCTCGAGATTCTGCCCAAACATGTGGACTCCATTGAGGGAGCCGATGACAGAGAATGGGAGCTGGGGAAAGATTGGGAACTTGAGACAAGAGCCCCCcagtttcctcctccttgagaaccaaCTACTCAGGCCCCCAACCCCGTTCCTCTCTCTAGAGCCCCTGGCCCCTCCTCTTCAAGGAACCAGGATTACTGGTCAATTGCACCTTCGACGGTCTAAACACAACTCTGAAACTTCCCCAGCCTCTACTCCCTTGAGGACCCAGAGTCCTTCTAAATCCCTGCTATTTCAGAGATCCAGGCGCCCAGGGTCCCACCTGTTGGCGGGCGGGGGCGCCACCGCGGCTGCTCCTGCAAAACAGGGGGACCCCGCTAGATGCCGCGAGGCACAGAAGATGTATCGTGCCCTCggtcccctcctcccccatctgGAACGCTCGCCACCCAGTCCCCTCGTCGGGAGAGTCAATGCCCGCCTCGGAGCACGCCCATAGTCACACGAAGTCGGGCTGCTGCTGTCCGGAGCCGCCAGAGGGCGAGATAGGGAGCTGATTGGAAGACGACTAGATTCCCGCCTTCCTCATCCCAACTCAAACCCCTCCTCAAGCCCTTTTCCAGCACCTCCCCCCGAGCCCCGTTACGCTCTCTTCCGCCCCAGCCGGAAGTCACAATACCCCTAACAAAGATGGCGGCTTTGTATTTGCTAAGCTGACTGGTCGCTACTTGAAGCGATTTGACTCTATTTAAAGAAGAGGATGAAGAGCCCAATTTGAAGGTAGTGACTACTCCAAGGCGCTCCCTCGTAACCACCACGTAAGCGAGTGTGTTTCACATTCTGAATTGACAAACAACCGTACCACACTCAAAGATGGCGACGATGCCGAAGCGTTGCCTAGCAACCGCTTTAGCTTGGCTTTCTCTTTTATGGTAGGAAACACTACGGGCTCAAAGATGCCGACCGCGCCTTGGGGTTTCCTAGCAACGACCAGTCTTATTTTCCTTCTAAGGCTATAAATAGTTGTGCCCCTCTCAAAGATGGCCGCATGACGAATCACGAGCAATCTTCCTTGGAGCAAAATTGAGAAAGACACCATCTCCCCCCTTACTTTCGAGGATGGTTTGGTCCGGCAAGAGTTGCCTAGTAACCAACAAATGACttggttgtttttgttattaGAATAAGAAAGATGAAATCCTTTATATTCTAGAATcgtaaaataatattatttataatgaatttacacatgatagtgtatagtGCAGAATGTGAAAATACTCCTACCGAAATCCTTTCcctgaaataaaaagttaacagTTTAACACAGGATATTCACGTTTTCACAGATACTACTGTGCTAATGTTGTTTTCaaactttgtttttctcatgaaattgtataaatatacttcgtctttttaaaatgtcttatccTAACCTATATCATGGatgtaacaaaatatatttagctCATTCTATACTGATGTAAGTTAGGTTCTTATCACTATGTGTTTAAAGGTATAAAGTAAATATTCATTAAGTTATCAGTTAATCAGATCGTTTTTCTCAGAACAGCTGCCTTCATTTCTGCAAATACATTTACAAAACATATAGTTGTATTAagaaagcatttatttcttttaaacatgTTTTGCCTGCATTCTGGATTTGATTTCTAATAGCTGATAAGAAATAAGACATTTACTTGTACATTAAATTACATGAAACTTAAAGAGGAATAAAGTGCATAAAATAACACATGAAGTAAAATATCAATTTTTCCTTGTAGTTCTATGAATTTCTCCTTTAGTCTTCTTATATTTATTTAGAGTTCTGATATACTTAGGTTTATTTCTATCACTTTACTTTTTTTGGTAAGAGGTAGAACACTCCATAGACAGCATGGGGACTATCTCAGAGGCAAGAGGGAcctatttctatcattttatttgtatatttcttgTTGTCCTGCCTTTTCCATGCTTATTTCCTCCTTTTAATGGATTTGTTTCCTCAGTCCATTTTGTCCTCTTTCTTCTGGCTTCAAATTTATACATtaattctcttttattatttttgaaattttgccGTCACATTTAATTCAGCAAAAGGTTAAAGATTTTTAAACCCTCTctcaaaaaatagaaagaatgtgACAAGTTAACTCCATTAAACTCCCTCCAGACTAAGCGACTAGTGTTGCTAGCATtctaatttgactttttaaaatgccttcattgaatactttttcttattttatgcaGGCAATTGTAATTGTATGTTTATGATTCATTTTGTCCTCCCTGTTCCTTCTTGCATTTCAGATCACTTTCCAGGGATAgttgaaaaatttccaaaaaaaaaataaataacaaaaaaaaaagaaagaaaaatttcctaCTTCCTAGAGGGTTTCCTACTGGAAAACTCTTTCTCTACTCACAATATTTCTAATACCAAATGTGTAGGTTTTCCACACCAAGCAGTTCCCCAGTTTTCTGTGGACAcagactatcttttttttttttttggacacagaCTATCTTATAAGCCAATTACATTCTGACACCAACCACCTAgagttacatacacacacactcacatcctTAAGGTCTCAGATCCACAAGACTACAGCCACTTCACACACCAGTTAGAACTAGTGGGTCCCCAGGTTACCCACACTTTGGTCTGAGTGGCCTACATGTAACAGGGATCCCCATGGCCCCCTCTTCTTATTGCCCTAACTTGGCTTCTATTCACCATTGCTGAATAGAAATGCGGAGAtaagagttttgggtgaagtagagaagagtagcttttatttctttgccaggcaaaaAGGGACCATAGTGGGCTGATGTCCTAAAGACTGTGTGACCCACCCTGGAACGGACAGTGAGGAGTGTC from Cervus elaphus chromosome 4, mCerEla1.1, whole genome shotgun sequence includes:
- the FUZ gene encoding protein fuzzy homolog isoform X1, whose translation is MGEEGTEGTIHLLCLAASSGVPLFCRSSRGGAPARQQLPFSVIGSLNGVHMFGQNLEVQLSSARTEDTTVVWKSFHDSITLIVLSSEEGTSELRLERLLQMVFGAMVLLVGLEELTNIRNVERLKKELRASYRLIDSFLGDSELIGDLTQCVDCVIPPEGSLLQEALSGFAEAAGTAFVSLVVSGRVVAATESWWRLGMPEAVLLPWLVGSLPPQAARDYPVYLPHGSPTVPHRLLTLTLLPDLELCLLCGPRPHLSQLDAQLLERWWQPLLEPLRGCLPLGPRALPAGFPLHADILGLLLLHLELKRCLFTVEPSRDKEPSPEHRRRLLRSFYTLVTATHFPPEPGQPEEKAEEAVHRAQVARACYLVSGTEEPGTGWRLVALQLGPRRLLLLLSAQSPTYGLRGLATHTLHALTPLL
- the FUZ gene encoding protein fuzzy homolog isoform X2, producing MGEEGTEGTIHLLCLAASSGVPLFCRSSRGGAPARQQLPFSVIGSLNGVHMFGQNLEVQLSSARTEDTTVVWKSFHDSITLIVLSSEEGTSELRLERLLQMVFGAMASYRLIDSFLGDSELIGDLTQCVDCVIPPEGSLLQEALSGFAEAAGTAFVSLVVSGRVVAATESWWRLGMPEAVLLPWLVGSLPPQAARDYPVYLPHGSPTVPHRLLTLTLLPDLELCLLCGPRPHLSQLDAQLLERWWQPLLEPLRGCLPLGPRALPAGFPLHADILGLLLLHLELKRCLFTVEPSRDKEPSPEHRRRLLRSFYTLVTATHFPPEPGQPEEKAEEAVHRAQVARACYLVSGTEEPGTGWRLVALQLGPRRLLLLLSAQSPTYGLRGLATHTLHALTPLL